In Deltaproteobacteria bacterium, the sequence CGCCGTCTACCTGATCGTCAGCGATCTGGCCGGGAACACCGGCCGGACCACCGCGACCATCGTCCTGGACACCACCCCGCCCGAGCTCCCCTCGCTGACGATCACCCAGGGGGCCTACACGACCTCGCCCACCGTGGACCTGCGGCTGGGCGCGGTGGGGGCCACCCAGATGTTCATCTCCGGCCAGGTGGCCGCGGCGGCGAACACCAACACCTGGATCCCCTACCAGACCGGCCAGCAGGTGCCCCTGGTCGCCTCCCCCGAGGGCGCGCGCAGCGTCACCGTGCGCTACCGGGATGCGGCGGGCAACGAGGCCGCCGCCGTGAGCGCCGCAACCGTGCTGGATACGCAGGCGCCCACCAGCCCCGGCATCACCCTCCAGGGGATCGTCGCCGACGGAGCCACCAGCGCCTCCCTCACCGGTCGCCTCGGGATCACCGCCTACCCCACCGCCACCGGGGCCACCGAGGTCATGCTGAGCAACGACGCCTCTTTCAGCGGCGGCGTCTGGCTGGCCTACAGCCCGGGCCTGGCCGTCCCCTGGAACCTCCTGCCCGGCGACGGGGCCGGGAAGGTGGTCTGGGCCCGCTTCCGGGACGCCGCGGGCAACCTCACCTCGACCCAGAGCCTGCCCATCGAGCTGGACACCACGCCGCCGGGGAGCGCCGCCATCGTCGCGGGCAGCGGCGAGGCCTACACCGGCTCCACCTCGATCACGGTGCGCCCCTCCGCCACCGGCGCCTGGCAGATGCGCCTCTCCACCGACGGCGTCTTCGACGGAACCCTGAACGGGGGGAGCGCCGCCGCCTGGGAGAGCTGGGCGCCCTACGGCAACTCGGCGACGGTGAGCCTTCCCCCGCCGGACGGTACGAAGACCGTCTACGCCGTCTTCCGGGATCAGGCGGGCAACGAGAGCCCGGCCGCCACCGACGCGATCGAGCTGGACACCACCCTGCCGACCTCCCCGGAGCTGCGGATCGACGAGAACGCCCTGGGCTTCGTCTCCACGGTCGCGGTCACCGTCCGGGCCCGGGTCGATCCGGGGAACAACGAGCGCGCGGAGATGCAGATGCGCCTCTCCACCGACGGCGTGCTCGACTCGGAGCCCTGGGTGGCCTACGCCGAGACGGCGGTGGTCCTCCTGCCCGGCGGGGACTGCGCCACCGCCGCCCCCGGCTGCAAGGAGGTCTGCGCCGAGTACCGGGACCCGGCCGGCAACACCACCAGCCAGGCCTGTGACACCACCACCCTCGATGGCACCCCGCCCACGACGCCCTCCCTGGTCACGCCCACGGAGACGGTGAACACCTCCAGCTCCAGCTACGTCCTGGCCATCGCGGCCCCGGTGGACGACGACTTCTTCGACCACTACGAGGTCGTGGTCGCCGCGCCGGATGGAGCCACCCAGAGCTACAGCTTCCCGGACCCCGGGCTCTCCCAGACCAACTTCCCGGTGAACATCACCCAGGGGGGCTCGGCCTACGACGCCGCCGCCCGCAACACCCTGCGGATCACCGGCGTGGATCGCGCCGGGAACCGCAGCTCGGACGCCGTCGCGGTGGTCATCGAGGACTCGGGGGTGCCGGTGGCGCCCACCCTGGTCGGGCTGACCGACGCGGTGGTGAACGCCGACACGCTCCTGGTCACCCTCGACCGCGCGGACTCGGCCAGCCGCGACGCGACCTTCTCCCACTTCGAGACGGCCGTCTCCACGATCGCCGGCTGCCCGCCCACCGGCCCCGACTGGGCGGCCACCTCCAGCACCCGCTCCTTCACCTTCCAGCTCCGCCAGGGCAACGGGGTGGACTGCTCGGCGGCGGTGCCCTGCTCCCAGCAGCTCTGCGTGAAGGCCGTCGACGCCGCCGGCAACGAGGGCCCGCCGACCTTCGTCTCGCTCCAGGAGGACTCGATCCCGCCGACCACCCCCTCGGCCTCCCCTCGGCGGTCGACCGTGAACGCCCCGAGCGTGGACGTGCGCCTCGACACCCTCTCGAGCGACGACACGGCGATCACCTACGAGGTGCTGGGCGGTCAGTACTCGACCTACACGACCTCGCCCACCCAGGCCTACTTCTCCTTCGATCTCGCGCAGGATCAGGTCAGCGACTTCTGCATCCGGGCCCGGGACGAGGCCGACAACTTGAGCGTGCCCGACTGCGTGGAGATCACCGAGAAGTCCACCGCCCGGGTGACCTCCACCGACTACCACGAGGTGCCGGCGGCGATGCAGGGCGACTGGGTGCTCTACGAGCGCCACCAGGTCACGGCCCCCGATGACCCCTCGTGGATCTACCTGAAGAACATCGCCACCGACGAGGAGATCTACATCGGCTGGGGAAGCCGCGCCCGGATGGCGGTGACCGCCACCGACTTCTGGTTCGTCTGGGACAACGACACCCAGTCCGTGGACGGAGACGTCTACGTCCAGGCCCGCTCCTTCTCGGATCCCTCGGTGACGACCACCTCCACCCGCAACGTCACCCAGTGGCATACGGGAGACGCGAGCTATGCCGACACCGACGGTCGCTGGCTGACCTTCTACTCCTACGTGGGCGTGCACAACGTCTACCGCTTCGCGCTCGCCAACCTCTCCACCCTCGACGCGGGGACCTCGGCCTCCTACATCACGGAGGTCTCCGGGAGCGAGGTCGTCCAGCGGGGACCCACCCGGGTCTCCTCCTCCTCCCTCACCATGCGGGTCTTCTACATCGCCTACACGGCGCCCAACTATCAGATCTACCGCTACTTCAACTCGGCCTTCACCGGCACGACCCGCGAGATCATCACCAACAACCGCAGCGGGGGCTGGGACTCCAACTCCCGCTTCATCGTCTGGACCGAGCTCGTCGGCGGCGAGAACCAGCTCTTCTGGCTGCCCATCTCTGCCGCTCCGAACACGCGAACGGCGACCGGGGCGGCCGTCACCGGGATCGGGGGCATCTGGTCGCCCCCGGCCACCACGGGCTACGGCTACACCTTCGACGCCATGGTCGTCGTCACGCGCACGCCCGGGAACGGGAGCTCCTCGGAGCTCTACCTCTACAAGATCGGCGCCACCGACCCGGGGCCGACGCGGCTGACGGACTCGCCGGCCCCCAAGAGTGTCCCGGCGCTTTCCAACGGCGGCCGGATCCTCTTCCCGGCGTTCTCGGCGATGGCCGCGGACCTCTACGTCATGGACCTCTCGGAGACCCGGTGGATCACCGCGGATCCGGGGGACCAGTACTTCCCGAAGATCGACGGGGACCTCGTGATCTGGGGTGACGCCCGCCTCGGCGCGGCCGACCTGGGGGTCCACGATCTGAGCACGAAGACCGAGACCCTGATCACCTCCTTCGAGGGCGCTCCCCAGAGCCTGGGGGGAGCCTTCGTCGGCTACAGCGACGTCGGCATCCCCACCAACATTCGCCTCCTCGACATCTCGAACCCCGCCAGCCCGGTCCAGACCCTGGTCTCCACGTCCGGGGTCGGACCCACCGCGGTGGCGCTCGGCGGATCGCGGGTGGCCTGGACCCAGTTCAACGCCAACACCTACGCGATCTACCGCTCGGATCTTCCTCCGCCCATCAGCACGGTCCCCGAGACCTCCTTCGGGGCGAGGTTGTGGCCCGACGTGCAGTTCGACACGGTGGTCTGGTCGCAGGTCAACGACGGCTTCCGGATCTACTGCAAGAACATCGGAACCGGTCAGACGGCCGTCCTGGACACGGGCTTCTACGCGGACCTGGGGCCGGCCGTGACCGGCTCGCCCAACGTCGATCTGGTCTGGCGCGACGACATCAACGTCGCCAACGCCGACCTGCGCTATTGCCACCTCACCTGCGCGACCACCCCCACCTGCAACCAGATCGTCCTCGAGCCCGTCGGCTCGGCGCCGGCCAGCTTCTCCATCGCCGACGGCCTGATCGCCTGGCGCCGGGAGAGCCCCCAGGGCAGCGCCAACGTGAAGGTCTTCGACCAGAGCGTGGGTGCCCCCTTCACCCTGAGCCCCTTCGTGGCGCGCACCAGCACTCAGTCCGAGCCCGAGACCCAGGGCGGCCGGGTGGTCTTCGAGGACGATCGCAGCGGCAACCGCGACATCTACCTCTGGACCGCCTACCGCTGAGCTTCCGGCGAGAGCTCGGCGATGCGCCGGCGCAGGTGCTCGAGGTGGGTCGCGCAGGCGGCCTGGAAGGCCTCGAGCGTGCGGACGAAGTCCGAGTCGGTGGCCTTCACCACCGCCTCGAAGACGTCGTTGATCTCGGAGGCCTCGAGCTCCAGCACCAGGCTGAAGACCTCGTCGAGGGTCTCGGCCTCCCTCACCTGGATCTCGGCCGCCTCGAGCTCCTCCTCCAGCTTCGGGATCGAGGCGCGCCAGGGCGTGAAGGAGGCCTCCTGCCAGCCCGAGCGCTCGGCGGCCGCGCGGCAGAGGCGCAGCAGCTCGGCGTGGCCCTCCTCCTCCCGGGCCAGGCCGGCGAAGAAGGCGGCGACCTCGGGTCGATCCGAGAAGCGCCCCGAGAGGTCCTCGTAGATCGTCCCGGCGCGCTCCTCGAGGGCGATGGCCCGCTCGAGCAGCTCGGGCACCGCCACCGGCCGGGCGTGGGCCGGGACGGCGCAGACCAGCTCGAGGAAGGTCGTGCCGCGGCTGGCGGTCAGGGCCCGGAGGAGGACCACCCAGCCGAAGCAGCGGATGGTGACCACCGGGTGCGCGAGGATGTCACGGGTGCGAATGACGCCGAGCATCGAGTGTCCCCCTTCAAGCGATCCGTAGGCACCAGCGGGCACTTCGGCCTATGCTCGAAGCCATCTTGCAGAGCGCGATCGAGCTGAAGGGCCTCGTCAAACGCTTCGGGGAGCGAGAGGCCCTCTCCGGGCTGACCCTCGCCGTCCCGGCCGGCACCACCTTCGGCCTGGTGGGCCCGAACGGGGCGGGGAAGACCACCCTCTTCCGGATCCTGGCGGGCCTCTCCCGGCCCAGCGGCGGGGAGGTCGCGGTCCTGGGGACCACCCCCGACCGGGCCCGGTCGGGGGGGCAGATCGGCTACATGACCCAGGCCGAGGCGCTCTACCAGGAGCTGGGCGTCGAGGAGAACGTGCGCTTCTTCGGCTCCCTCTTCGGGCTCTCCGGGGCCGCCCTCGACAAGGCCACCGCGGGGGCGCTGGAGCTGGTCCACCTCGAGGATCGGGCGGACGATCGCATCCAGGATCTCTCGGGGGGTATGCGCCGGCGGGCCTCCCTGGCCTGCGCGGTGGTGCACCGCCCGAGGCTGCTCTTGCTGGACGAGCCGACGGTCGGGGTCGATCCCGAGCTGCGGGCCGAGTTCTGGGACGAGTTCCTGGAGTGGGGCAAGGCGGGGACGACCCTCCTCATCTCCACCCACCACCTCGACGAGGCCAGCCGCTGCGCCCGCCTGGGCCTCTTGCGGGCGGGCGCGGTCATCGCCGAGGGCGCGCCCTCCGAGCTGCTCGAGCAGGCGGAGGCCGAGACGGTCGAGGAGGCCTTCCTGACCTTCGCCCGGAGGCAGGCATGAACGCCGGGCGCACGGGGGCGGTGGCGGTCCGGATCCTGCGGCAGATCATCCGCGACCGGCGCGCCGTCGCCCTCTTCCTGATCGGACCGCTGGTGGTGATGACCCTCCTGGCCGTGCTCCTGCGCAGCGAGCAGAGGCCGCCGCGGGTCGCCATCGACGCGCGGGGCTCGATGGCGCTCTTCGTCGGAGAGCTCGAGCGGATGCTCGACGAGCCGGGTGAGGACGACGTCGCCCTCGAGCTGCGGATGGTCCCCGAGGGGATGAGCGCCCGGGAGGCGGTCGAGCGGGGCGAGCTGGACGCCGTGCTGGTCTTCCCCGAGACCTTCCTGGAGGAGCGGGCCGAGGGGCAGCGCTCGGGCACCGAGCTCATCGTCGAGGGCGCCGACCCGATGCGGACGGCCGAGATCTTCTCTCGCTTCCGCAAGGCGCTGCCCGACTCGATGGGGGGGCTGCCCCTCTTCCTGCCCGACGACTGCGACAGCCACTGCGCCGACACCATCGCCGACGGCCCCCCCGAGATGGAGCTGGTGAAGGTCTACGGGCAGGAGCTCGACGAGCAGATGGACTTCTTCACGCCCGTCCTGCCGCCCTTCTTCGCCTTCTTCTTCGTCTTCCTCATCTCGGGGATGACCTTCCTGCGGGAGCGCACCAGCGGCACCGCCGAGCGGATCCTCTCCAGCCCCCTGACCCGCTCCGAGCTGGTCGCGGGCTACGTGCTGGGCTTCCTCCCGGTGGCGATCGTGCAGGGGGGCGTGGTCATCGCCTTCGCCTACTGGGCGCTGGGCGGCCCCTGGGGCGGGATGGCCGTGGTGATCACGGTGCTGCTGCTCTCGGTGGTGGCCGAGTGCATCGGGGTGCTGGTCTCGGCCTTCGCCCGATCCGAGTTCCAGGTGATGCAGTTCATCCCGGTGATCATCCTGCCGCAGTTCCTCCTCTGTGGGTTGATCTGGCCGGTGGACCAGATGCCCGGCTGGCTTCAGGTCGTCGCCCACGCCTTCCCCCTGACCTACGCGGTGACGGCGATCCGGAACGTGGCCATCCGGGGGATGAGCCTGGGGGAGATCTCTTTCGAGCTGACGGTGATCGTCGGCTTCTGCGTCGCCGGGATCCTCCTGGCCGCCGCCAGCATCCGCCGGCGCGTCTAGGCGGCGCACTTACCTCCGCCGCGGCCTTGCCGGTGAGTCACACCGCCGCTAGCCGCGCCTCCGGTTCGCTCGGGTCGGGGCCGGCTTCGACCCGTGCTGGTTCGCTCCACGAAGCCGGCCCCTCCACGCCCTCGGCCGGGCACTCCCCCTCGACCCGCAGGCCGCTCGCGAGCCATCGCGCGCCGACCGCGCTATCGGCTACAGCTCGGCGAGGAAGTCGGTCACCGCCGCGTGGTAGGCGTCGCGGTTCACGAAGTAGATCCCGTTGTGGCCGCCCTCGTCGAAGGCGCAGCGCCGGGGGAGGGCGCAGGCCGCGGCGTTGGCCTCCGCGTGGTGCAGGCCGACGAGGTCGTCGTCCCGGGCGTGGAGGAGGAGGGTGGGGCCGGTGAAGGCCGCCAGCTTGGCCGCGTGATCGAAGTCGCGCTCGAGGGCGGCGGCGAACTCCTCTTCGGTGGCGCCCAGCTCGGCCGGGGCCATCCGCAGCCGCAGCCGCTCCCCGAGGTCGTGGATCCCGCTCTCGAGGATCAGCCCGGCCAGGGGCAGGCGCCGGCAGAGCTCGATGGCGTAGAGCGAGCCGATGCTGCGGCCGAAGGCCACGCAGCGGCCGGGGTCGAGCCCGAGGGCCTCCACCAGCGCGGCGCCGTCACCCAGCATGGCCGTCAGCGCTGGTTGGCCGGTCGAGGCGCCGTAGCCCCGGTACTCCACCAGGAGCGAGGAGAAGCCCGCGGCGGCGAAGAGGGCCGGGAGGAGGGGCTCCCAGTCGGCGACGACCTCGCCGTTGCCGTGGAAGTGCAGCACCCACCGGTCGCCGGGGACCTCGCTGCGGACACAGCCGAGGGTCTCGCCGCCCGGGAGCTCGAAGGTCCAGCAGCGGCGGGGAGGATCGCGGCGGGGGAAGAAGTAGCGCTCGGAGACGATCCGGTGGTCGAGGAGGCTCATCGGATCAGGCCCGGGCGAAGTGCTCGAGGCTCGCCTGGTTGAAGCGCTCGGCGCCCTCGCGGCTGACGCCGTGGCCGGCCTCGTCGATCCGCGCGAGGCGGGCCTCGGGGATGAGGCGGGCGAGGCGGTCGCTCTCTCGCGGCGGGACCAGGATGTCCTGACCGGGCCGGATCACGAGGGTGGGCAGGCCGCGGAGCTCGTGGAGGCGCGGTGCGGTGTGGTGTCCGGAGACGGCGTGGAGCTGCCGCAGCCGGACGCCAAAGGGGGCCAGGCTCTTGAAGTCCCGCCGGATGGCCTCCCGGGCCGCCTCGGGGTTGGCCCGGCGGTAGCCGTCCGAGAAGAGGAGGTGGGTCATGGCGTCGAGGCGCTCGGTCTGGCTCTTCGCCCGGCTAACCTTCAGGAACCACCTCGCCCCGCTGGCCGTCGGCAGCACCGGGAGCCGCCCCCCGGCGTGGGTGGCGGCCAGGGTCAGGGAGAGCACCCGCTCCCGGGCGTCGAGGGCCAGGTGCTGGGCGATCATCCCGCCCATGGAGATCCCCACCACGTGGGCCCGCTCCCAGCCCAGATCGTCCATCACCGAGAGGGCGTCCCGGCGCAGGTGGTCCATCGTGAGGCGCCGCACCGAGATGGGGCCGCTGTCGCCCACCCCGGCGTGATCGAAGACGGCCACCCGGTGGTGGGGGGCGAAGGCCTCCACCTGCCGGTGCCAGGCGATCCCGGACATCGTGAGGCCCATGATCAGCAGCACGGGGCTGCCGCTCTCTCCGGCGGTCTCGTACCAGATGCGGTGGGGGCCGCGCTCGGCGTGGGCGGTGGGCATGCCCCCCTCTCTATCAAAGCAGCCTTCGGTCGGGGGCCCTCTTCGTGCTAGTTGCCTGAGGGTGAGCGAAGGCAGACCCATCGAGCTCCCCCTCCCCGGCCTCACCCTGCGGGGCCTCGCCTGGGGCCCGAGGGAGGCCCCCCCGGTGCTGGCTCTCCACGGCTGGCTCGACAACGCGGCGAGCTTCTCGACCCTCGCCCCTCGGCTCGAGGGCCGGCAGGTCGTGGCCCTGGACCTGCCGGGGCACGGCCGCTCCGATCACCGGGCGGCCAGCGCGAGCTACAACTTCATCGACTGGGTGCCCGACGTCCTGTTGGCGGTGGATACCCTGGGCTGGGGGCGCTTCTCCCTCCTCGGGCACTCGATGGGCGCGGGGATCGCCTGCCTCCTGGCCGGCGCCCTCCCGGAGCGGGTCGAGCGGCTGGTGCTGATCGAGGGCTTCGGGCCGCTGACCGAGGCGGCCGAGGCCGCGCCCGCCCGCCTGGCCCGGCACCTGGTGCAGCGCGGCTTCGGCGGGGAGCCGCGGGTGATGGCGGGCCGGGAGGAGGCGGTGGAGCGGATGCTCCGGGCCAGCCACGGGCTGGAGCGGTCCTCCGCCGAGCTGCTGGCGGCCCGGGGGACCCGCGAGGTCGAGGGCGGTGTGGTCTGGGCCTGGGATCCGCGGCTGCGGCAGTCCTCGGCCATTCGCCTGACCGAGGAGCAGGTGATCGCCTTCCTCTCGCGCATCGAGGCGCCGGTGCTGGTGGTGCGGGGGGTCCCGGGCTGGCCGGCGGACGAGGCGCTCCTCGACGGGCGCAAGGCCGCGGTGAAGGACCTCACGGTGCGGGAGCTCGCCGGCGGCCACCACCTGCACCTCGATCACCCCGAGCCCGTGGCCGAGGTGGTGCGGGCCCACCTGGAGCGCTAGCGGTTCCGGGGCGGCGGCTTCAGCTCGAGTCGCGCTGACCCCCCCTC encodes:
- a CDS encoding alpha/beta hydrolase; its protein translation is MSEGRPIELPLPGLTLRGLAWGPREAPPVLALHGWLDNAASFSTLAPRLEGRQVVALDLPGHGRSDHRAASASYNFIDWVPDVLLAVDTLGWGRFSLLGHSMGAGIACLLAGALPERVERLVLIEGFGPLTEAAEAAPARLARHLVQRGFGGEPRVMAGREEAVERMLRASHGLERSSAELLAARGTREVEGGVVWAWDPRLRQSSAIRLTEEQVIAFLSRIEAPVLVVRGVPGWPADEALLDGRKAAVKDLTVRELAGGHHLHLDHPEPVAEVVRAHLER
- a CDS encoding carboxypeptidase regulatory-like domain-containing protein codes for the protein MRVRIIAGMVILFSSSLLAAGCDPGLQADNPFDPATPANNQAPAKVEGTVFARSAEGADPRPLQSAHLSLLRTDRTEPLTYDTAAAGTFAFEDLQPGTYLLDVSHASHLSQAREFELGPGETRSLPILLDPIPTVVGAEAGALTGVVLLEGEQSKPAGVQDHSGILVEVVGESLRTTTAKDGRFDLILAPGDYTLRISARNHADHLTADPLSVSADTVTELSTAASPLVLLALPGAILGSVVLENVDPAEPTYPVDLPGAGVNVALLGANDGPTAADGTYRVTAPAGTYVLAVSRPGWVTDETRVVTIEGGVDLSLPPIRLRASRGSVAGRVILEGRADHAGALASLSGTTFAATSTPTGEFEIREVPVGTYELMVQRDGYRTRTLGSVTISEGLATPVGDIDLFQQVGAFAINAGAEFTNDPVVTLSLGNQNAVAMRISHDSSFTDPALGDTAFGPFAQTPSFTLVGSDGTKTVYVQYQDAAGSSGPVFSSSIVLDTTPPQSVGLVIDQGSPYTNDAGAIVSLQLPAVDDAAPGADRSSGVDAMRISNDPAFAGASFVPYELSRVWTLATPGSDGSKTVYVEYRDRAGNVSAPASDGIVLDRQAPTLVAGTFQIAGGAAYTRRASVVLTLSSPDATRMAFSQDAGFPVKVYEPYADARIYDLLPGDGPKSVHLLLMDEAGNEAGPFQANITLDTTEPGAVTLTLTGTIAGGLPSSSLTGSRTVDLTIGASDASGLDRMWIANDAGLVGATQEPFATSKPGWTLPAGAADGPIAVYLIVSDLAGNTGRTTATIVLDTTPPELPSLTITQGAYTTSPTVDLRLGAVGATQMFISGQVAAAANTNTWIPYQTGQQVPLVASPEGARSVTVRYRDAAGNEAAAVSAATVLDTQAPTSPGITLQGIVADGATSASLTGRLGITAYPTATGATEVMLSNDASFSGGVWLAYSPGLAVPWNLLPGDGAGKVVWARFRDAAGNLTSTQSLPIELDTTPPGSAAIVAGSGEAYTGSTSITVRPSATGAWQMRLSTDGVFDGTLNGGSAAAWESWAPYGNSATVSLPPPDGTKTVYAVFRDQAGNESPAATDAIELDTTLPTSPELRIDENALGFVSTVAVTVRARVDPGNNERAEMQMRLSTDGVLDSEPWVAYAETAVVLLPGGDCATAAPGCKEVCAEYRDPAGNTTSQACDTTTLDGTPPTTPSLVTPTETVNTSSSSYVLAIAAPVDDDFFDHYEVVVAAPDGATQSYSFPDPGLSQTNFPVNITQGGSAYDAAARNTLRITGVDRAGNRSSDAVAVVIEDSGVPVAPTLVGLTDAVVNADTLLVTLDRADSASRDATFSHFETAVSTIAGCPPTGPDWAATSSTRSFTFQLRQGNGVDCSAAVPCSQQLCVKAVDAAGNEGPPTFVSLQEDSIPPTTPSASPRRSTVNAPSVDVRLDTLSSDDTAITYEVLGGQYSTYTTSPTQAYFSFDLAQDQVSDFCIRARDEADNLSVPDCVEITEKSTARVTSTDYHEVPAAMQGDWVLYERHQVTAPDDPSWIYLKNIATDEEIYIGWGSRARMAVTATDFWFVWDNDTQSVDGDVYVQARSFSDPSVTTTSTRNVTQWHTGDASYADTDGRWLTFYSYVGVHNVYRFALANLSTLDAGTSASYITEVSGSEVVQRGPTRVSSSSLTMRVFYIAYTAPNYQIYRYFNSAFTGTTREIITNNRSGGWDSNSRFIVWTELVGGENQLFWLPISAAPNTRTATGAAVTGIGGIWSPPATTGYGYTFDAMVVVTRTPGNGSSSELYLYKIGATDPGPTRLTDSPAPKSVPALSNGGRILFPAFSAMAADLYVMDLSETRWITADPGDQYFPKIDGDLVIWGDARLGAADLGVHDLSTKTETLITSFEGAPQSLGGAFVGYSDVGIPTNIRLLDISNPASPVQTLVSTSGVGPTAVALGGSRVAWTQFNANTYAIYRSDLPPPISTVPETSFGARLWPDVQFDTVVWSQVNDGFRIYCKNIGTGQTAVLDTGFYADLGPAVTGSPNVDLVWRDDINVANADLRYCHLTCATTPTCNQIVLEPVGSAPASFSIADGLIAWRRESPQGSANVKVFDQSVGAPFTLSPFVARTSTQSEPETQGGRVVFEDDRSGNRDIYLWTAYR
- a CDS encoding ferritin family protein; translated protein: MLGVIRTRDILAHPVVTIRCFGWVVLLRALTASRGTTFLELVCAVPAHARPVAVPELLERAIALEERAGTIYEDLSGRFSDRPEVAAFFAGLAREEEGHAELLRLCRAAAERSGWQEASFTPWRASIPKLEEELEAAEIQVREAETLDEVFSLVLELEASEINDVFEAVVKATDSDFVRTLEAFQAACATHLEHLRRRIAELSPEAQR
- a CDS encoding alpha/beta hydrolase, which produces MSLLDHRIVSERYFFPRRDPPRRCWTFELPGGETLGCVRSEVPGDRWVLHFHGNGEVVADWEPLLPALFAAAGFSSLLVEYRGYGASTGQPALTAMLGDGAALVEALGLDPGRCVAFGRSIGSLYAIELCRRLPLAGLILESGIHDLGERLRLRMAPAELGATEEEFAAALERDFDHAAKLAAFTGPTLLLHARDDDLVGLHHAEANAAACALPRRCAFDEGGHNGIYFVNRDAYHAAVTDFLAEL
- a CDS encoding ABC transporter ATP-binding protein, with product MQSAIELKGLVKRFGEREALSGLTLAVPAGTTFGLVGPNGAGKTTLFRILAGLSRPSGGEVAVLGTTPDRARSGGQIGYMTQAEALYQELGVEENVRFFGSLFGLSGAALDKATAGALELVHLEDRADDRIQDLSGGMRRRASLACAVVHRPRLLLLDEPTVGVDPELRAEFWDEFLEWGKAGTTLLISTHHLDEASRCARLGLLRAGAVIAEGAPSELLEQAEAETVEEAFLTFARRQA
- a CDS encoding ABC transporter permease, translating into MNAGRTGAVAVRILRQIIRDRRAVALFLIGPLVVMTLLAVLLRSEQRPPRVAIDARGSMALFVGELERMLDEPGEDDVALELRMVPEGMSAREAVERGELDAVLVFPETFLEERAEGQRSGTELIVEGADPMRTAEIFSRFRKALPDSMGGLPLFLPDDCDSHCADTIADGPPEMELVKVYGQELDEQMDFFTPVLPPFFAFFFVFLISGMTFLRERTSGTAERILSSPLTRSELVAGYVLGFLPVAIVQGGVVIAFAYWALGGPWGGMAVVITVLLLSVVAECIGVLVSAFARSEFQVMQFIPVIILPQFLLCGLIWPVDQMPGWLQVVAHAFPLTYAVTAIRNVAIRGMSLGEISFELTVIVGFCVAGILLAAASIRRRV
- a CDS encoding alpha/beta fold hydrolase, coding for MPTAHAERGPHRIWYETAGESGSPVLLIMGLTMSGIAWHRQVEAFAPHHRVAVFDHAGVGDSGPISVRRLTMDHLRRDALSVMDDLGWERAHVVGISMGGMIAQHLALDARERVLSLTLAATHAGGRLPVLPTASGARWFLKVSRAKSQTERLDAMTHLLFSDGYRRANPEAAREAIRRDFKSLAPFGVRLRQLHAVSGHHTAPRLHELRGLPTLVIRPGQDILVPPRESDRLARLIPEARLARIDEAGHGVSREGAERFNQASLEHFARA